A segment of the Fusarium musae strain F31 chromosome 2, whole genome shotgun sequence genome:
ggtggtggcggaGGTGCTGGTTTCGATGTGGCCAGAACAGGCGTAGCCAGCATTGGCTTCATCGGCTTCCCTTCAGTGGGCAAGAGTACGCTCATGAGCAGACTCACAGGCCAACACTCGGAGGCTGCAGCCTACGAATTCACCACCTTGACCTCTGTGCCTGGTCAAGTTGTCTATAATGGTTAGTCATTTGTGATATCCCTCCCCCCTCGCCTTCTCCATCCCCACCTCCACTTCGATCAACGGATGCGGTGCGGCGCGGCTattttcttgttctcggcTTGATGCCCAATCTCCAattccaccaccaccaccaccaccaccaccatcatcatcatcagaaggCGGCTCCTTTGTGCGTCAAACATCGTGGCTGACATGTATTTCTCCAGGTGCCCCCTTGCAGATTATTGACCTTCCTGGTATCATTGAGGGTGCCAAGGATggtcgaggtcgaggtcgacaAGTCATCGCCGTCGCTAAGACATGCCATCTGATCTTCATTGTGCTGGATGTCAACAAGCCTCTGACGGATAAGCGGGTGATTGAGGCGGAACTCGAGGGTTTCGGAATCCGCATCAATAAGGAACCCCCCAACATCACCTTCaggaagaaggacaagggtGGCCTCAATATCACCAGCACTGTACCCCTGACACATATCGACCACGGCGAGATTAAGGCTGTCATGAGCGAATATCGCATCAATTCTGCGGACATTACAATCCGGTGTGACGCTACCGTTGATGACCTGATCGACGTTCTTGAAGCAAAGAGCAGAAGGTAAGGCTGAAGTGTAGAAGTGTGGCAAATACAGCTGCTTTCAAAGTCGAGATAACTTCAGTTTGCTAACTATCCAACTCTTCAGTTATATCCCAGTTGTCTACTGCCTGAACAAGATTGATTCCATCAGCATTGAGgagcttgaccttctctATCGAATTCCCAATGCTGTCCCCATCAGTTCCGAGCATGGATGGAACATTGATGAGCTGATGGAGGCCATGTGGGACAAGCTAAACCTTGTCCGCGTGTACACAAAGCCCAAGGGCAAGCAGCCTGATTACTCTCAGCCTGTCGTGCTCCGATCTACGCGCTGCACTGTTGAAGATTTCGTAAGTCAGATCAGTTTCATGTGGCGGGCGCCCTTTTGGCTGTCCCCTGCGGAGCCTCATGCCCAAAATCCACATTAGGAATCCTGGATTGCTAATCGAGCTACCACATAGTGTAACGCCATTCACCGAAGCATTACGGAGGTGTTCAAGACGGCCATCGTTTATGGCAAGTCAGTCAAGCATCAGCCTCAACGCGTGGGCCTGGCTCACGAACTGTgtgatgaggatgttggtAGGTTACCCCCGGAGTCTCCGACAACAACCCTCGaccccagcagcagcctaATGACAGATTGAGAATGGGGGAGACAAGTACTTAGTTAGGCCGCAGTGAGCTTGATCTACCCGATGCAGTCGGGATCTTGCTTCGTTGATGAGCCAGGGCGCCCATGATCCCAGTCTCAGTCTGATCCGTTGCACCAAGGCGGCTAGGGTTGCATTGTATTAAGCTCAGAGCAACGCTAACCATTGTAACAGTAACTATTGTCaagcgatgaagagaaaCCTTGGAGAGATTGAAGGGGATGATCCCGCGGCAACGCCAGAGGCTTGGGGAGCGAGCGAGACATTGCCAGATAACTTGGACCGCCGCTTCGCATCAGACTGTTACTGCAGCCatgccagccagccaccaGTTTGCGACTCTGATTTAGCTTCGAGTGTCTGACGGAGAgatggagagagagagagagagagagagagaaaactTCACAGACCAGGGGAGCCCTGAGtgggatggatgggatgCTGAATACTACTACGACAACAATAGCACCAGCAGCACAAATGTTCAACATGAACAGGGCTGACAATGGATGCACGGCTACGAGCACGTCTGGTTGACAAGAAGCATCGACTTGGCTCGACCAGGCACGATAATGATCGGCACAATAGTTTCCGGGGGAAGTCAGAAGTGGCGTGCACACTTACATGGTAGGCTGATGGGTCTAGAGCAGGGGAGAGAAATTTTGGGTCAACGGCAGACGACGATGAACAAGGAAGGGCGAGATttaagatgaagatggagagcaACACGGAACGGAGTAACTACGGATGTGGATTTTATACGAAAGCCTATGTCCGGGTTAGTTTTCCGggataaaagaaaaagcaacgTTGGGTATCACGCAAGCAGAAGTAAGCCTAGCAGTTACTATTGTTGGCTAtccagtacggagtacacaAGGAGTTGCAATCAGTTTGCTCGAAAGATGAAACAAAATGAATGATTATCGATGATAAAAGTGCAGTCAGTCATCATCAATTAATGGATAGTTACAACAACTTGGCGGGTTGCCATTCATCCCGGCGGCTGAAATGCACAAAGGCTTGACCGAGCGGAGATATTTCCAATAACAAACCCAAGCAAGGTTTATGATACCGATTGTCGTAACATGAGAGAGCTGACAGATAATAAATCAGCACTGCTCCTGGGGGCGAGACTCAGCCGAATTGAAAGCTATTGCTACAGCAGCAACAGGTCAATTGACGGGTATAGTTGCGGTAACGGTGACATTCAAATGGACGAAACGCCACCATCTGATGTCAACGAGCAGAAGCAGAGCGGGAATGGGATGCAGTTGGGAGTGGTTCGACCTGCATAGCCGAGGGCCTCTTGATCTGCGGCCGGATTGCCCAGCAGATGCGTGGGAtatgcagctgcagctgcagctactGTACAGACGCAGACGCAGGGGTTTGAGGCCTACGAATCAGGTTATGCGTAGATTCTTCCACGGCGCTTAAAGTCGAGAGGTGGGACGAGACAGAGAGACAAAGAGTAAGAAAAGAGCGGTTGACTTTTAGGGCATTTCTAGGAGATTGTTCAACTTTATCGAGACAAGTGAAACAGACCATTAGTTGCCAAGGCGATTAGCTGTACCTGAACCAgccaaggtaaggtacctagtatCTACTAAAGGCGAAAGGTGCTTACAGAATAATGTGTgtgtgagagagagagagagagagagagagagagaggaggtATGGAGTAGCATCAGAGGGTACTGTACACCtacacctacctacctacctacactaGCTACAGTAGAGCATCAAACATGCGCTCCGTTCCGTCCACACCCCAGCTAGCTTACTTCTTACTGATTAAGGGAACTTAGTTCTGCACCCGACCCTTAGCCTTTCTTGATGGCGGCGGTAAGAGACGATTCGTGAAAGGCGGAGAGCTCAAGCCTCTTTGGCGAGAAAAACGTCCCGAAGCCCACACCAGACCCAAACAAGGTTAGCGGGGAGCAAAAGGCCAGGGGGAGTTGAGCAGTaaaccaacagccaacagtCCCTTcttactacctacctacctaagttCTCCATAATACAATAAaccaaggtaaggtacctaacaAGTTAGTGCACTCCATGAAAGTCACCACCATACCtaacatcagcagcagcagcagcagcagcagcagcagcagcagcagcagcagcaggtaGAGTGGCTGCAGAACAGGGGAAGCCatctttaaacttttttctttcaatGAAGCATGATGAGATTCAAGGATCATGGGCCATATTTACCCCACAAGTATCTGTGTTATTCAATTTTTGTAGTGTTGTCTGCCTTAGTCCCTacggtaggtaggtacagaTCTGGTGAATACAGCCTACTGCGGATATGGATATAAGTCGCAGCTTAGGCAGTAGGTAGTTGTTCGCGGCAGCAAGCTCAACAAATCCCAGATAAGGTTGAACCGGCTATAAAAGCACAACATTAAGTTTAATAGTTACCTACCTGTGGCATCACTACATGTGAAAGGATTATAAGCATCATCATGTGCAGAACAACTGCAGTGTTGATAAGatctaactacctaggtacctaaatCGAAATACAAGGGGTATATGGCGCCTAGGAATAGTCCATTCATCCTCAAACCGACAACATGAACAAGGAACACCCCTGAGAGGGCAtcaattgattgattgatgaatTGATTGACTGACTGAATAAACGACCCCTGACAGCGCCTGACTAGCAAACATTTGACCAAACACTATGCGAGGCACACGATTAATATCGACATCAAAGCAGAGAATTGCAGAGCGATTGGTTGGTTTCGGCCACTTATACGCGAGTTTCTACACCGGGCGTTCAGTCTATACATGGCTATGGATGATATTGGATGCTAAGTTAGCGCACCGGCATGATACTTCTgtcatgagatgagatgaaatgagaCTGCGCGAGTAGGCATACATCGTGCCTAGGTAACCTTGTAGATCTCTCCCGAGCGGCCGCGATCctttctcgtcatcatcttcccacTTGGAAGGCCtcgttttttcttttctgtgTGTGTTTTGTCTGCTTACGGTCAAGCTTGGCAGCTTCATACAGGGGCACCCGGAGCTCAGAATTCCCTGGTGAGTCCAGATCGATGTGGGCATAtgaggcaggcaggcaggtcATACCTGCCTTGATTATTCATTCAGGTACCTTTGCAATTGCCCGTCCCATCTGGATGTTGCGAGTTACTGGTTGGTACCTTCCATGCTTCAATTTCTCATAACTCGATATCTCAAGGCAAGATAGTAGGTACATATTGAGATGGGCTAACGAGCCTCAGGACATCAGATGCATCCTCCTTTCTGTCTAGCTGCATCGTCGACTCCTCCCTCACTGTTGTCTTCCATTATCAACTGTGTCAAAGTGAACCTCAAAGCAAACAACATATGTTGGACACCATTAGATTACATTCGGCCTACCTACATAAGTACTAAAGCCCGGCGCCAGGGATCTTGATCAAACTGGCCAACTGGAACAACACCCGGAAGACGGATTGGACCGTCTATGGCGCGCCACAGCTTTTCTCCCCCTCCTTCACTACATACTGTACATACTGGTACAAAGTACGGAGTGcctctgcatcttcttctgcccGTTCATCATCAATGCATTCATTTCATCtgtcgcatcgcatcgcatcgcatcgcaggTCTGATCGGGATTCATAACCAGGGACAATCAAACATTGACACAATACAGCAGAACAGGTACGGACACCTTTGCTGCCCAATGACAAAATGTCTGGGGCAAGCTTATGTATAATGGTGGCCGTATCTGCATGTCCATTGATTGAACCCTCCGGAGATTGCGCTAACCGTCCCCATCAGGATCCAGCCAAGATGTTGATCCCTCATCCCGACTCTGTTACTTGGATACGAACGTTGAAGAAATGAGAATGCTACTCGAGCAATCACCATCCCTCTCACAACTTACCATCACTCGCTCAGAAAAGCAGGACCACGACAAAAGACCGTAACGTGGACAAGGTAACGTACTCCAGTGCCATGGATGTCGGACATGGATGCTGATGGGATGGACTAGGGGCGGAATGGTAACtggccatgccatgccatgggCGGCGGCAGGCGGCGGCTGTCAAACTGGCTCCAGAAAGGGCCGTCCCACTAGCCTGCCTCTGTCCTTGACCTGACCTGGCCTGTCCTGtccatacctacctagtgcCTGGCAAGCCCCAGTTCAACCTTGCTCAGAGTAGCGGTCGatcttcgtcttccatcCACAGTGAAGCCATGGCAAAGCAACGCGACGCATCAAAATGCTACTGGGCACCGTACCATGGCACCTTCAGTCCATCTATGTATGTCCTTCAAGATACAGGATAGGATGGCATGGCTAGAAATTTTTGACCCACCGACATTCCAGTTGCGGCATCCCGAGCACAATGTCATCATGGTGCCGAGTAAGGtctgaaagaagaagggggTTTGATAGTGGTGGTAGAGGTAGTCTTCATTCGACATGGTTGCTCGTCCGCATAAAGCGAACAAGACACACGAAACTATCAGCGATATGAACTAAACTACAATCGATAAGGTCAAACAGAAAGGAGCATCGTGAACAGGATTCACAATCAACATTGCAACCGGCCAGGATGAACTCAGCATGCATCTGACATCTTTTTGTCGACTCCCTCTCCACCTGATACgtcgagatgaggaagaaagaaagaaaaaaaaaatttcAACGTCAGGTGGACCACGTGCACCGGTTTGTTACAGTGAGATAGTCAGCATGAATTCtcgcttcttcctcctggTTTGGACTGGGCTTGCAAGTTTACAATGTGCCGTATCTCCACGGCTACGATATTCGTCTGCACTAGACCTTGACCCATAAGCCATGCCGCCCAATGGCTTCGGCCTGAGGGCTTGGAGGAGCAAGCAGATGCAAAAGACAAGGGTGCTTCGATGAAGCTTCGGGCCCATGTCTCTCCTCGTTAGCGATGAGGACCCTTAACATCCTGAGGCACTTGCTTTATTACACAAGTTATGGCTGTGCCATCCTGGGACCACGAGGCAAGCAAGTAAGGCGAGGCGAGGAGACGCGAGAGGCAAGGGAGAAAGTCATGGGCTGGGGCATAAGATGAGGAACAAGGCTGAGCGAATCAAACAACTAAAGCCTTGTTCATCAGTCCCCTCCCTTCTCACTCACCCCATCTCCGCCCCGTCTTCCCTTTGAGACAGTCTGAGCTCCCGGATCTCGCTTTCCGGTCGGGCTTTGACCTTGAAGTGCTCCGTGTATCAGAGCTACATGCTCGGGAAGGCAAGAAGAGTGTGCATCAGTCTAtaggagagaaagagatgagGCCGCGGGCTGATCCGCtcgaggctgaagctgaacgATTGTTGTGTTTCGGGCTAATAAGCTGAACTGATATCCTCGCTGCCACCCATACCTCGGTGTCATTTTCACTTTCCATCGATGGAGCAGACCCCAAAGTTAATGTCAACCAGCCCATGGTCGGCGATAATCATCCTTGGTCATTGGAATTTCCTTTACATCAAGCACAAGGGTCATCGTATACCCCTGCTCTCGAGTGGCCGGGCATGCCGCTGCAATTGCATTTTGCTGCATGCTCTGTATCTAATCCGTGTCCCGTCAGTCGATCTTACTTTGTGCCATTTCGATTCCTTGTTACCACTCTCCCGTCCGGGACTGAATATTATACTAGAACCAGCATGTTAATATTACGATTCGGAGCTTGGGCTCCCAAGCCTGGCCTGACCAGGTTTCGTCTGGGGGGGATCTGTTCTAACAGGTGACCAACTGTCGAAGTGGACTCCTTTCGGGAGAAAAGTCTGACCTATTACAACTctctctcaaccttctccagTTTAGACCGAGCCTAGTTAGCCACTTCCCATCAAAGTGCATGGATTTTGGCGCGCCGCGCTTTCTAGATTAGACAGAGATGCCCTATGAAAGCTGCAAGTCGATGGTTTTCAGATGGGCTATCTCTCTAGCTCGGGCGCGAcattttcttccttctcctctttacAGTACCCGGCAGTGGACACTGATACGGGACGCCCCATCTTCTGACCTCATCCTCACGAGCTCTGAGCCCTCCCATTGCTCAACCTTCATGAGGGCATGGCCAATCTTCTACTACACAACATAGCAGGAGCGGGATAAGAGGGTGAAATAGGCTGACAGGTCTGAAAACAAAACCAGCCCTTCCGGAAAGGTAAAGTCAAAGGTAAAGGGAGGGGGATACGAGGAAACCCTATTACCTTCAGAGGAACAACATGACAGAGATAGAGAGGACTTCCCTGGTCTTATCCCACGACCCATTATGCTTTACTCGTTGCTTCTTCCGCTTCCCGTTCCGTTGATCAGAAGCTTGTGTCTATGGGAATGGGTTTGATTGAAAACCCTTTCCTGAGACAGTCTTCACCTATCAGATGGCTACGGGCCAGGGCTTTTGTGCCTACCCACGTCTTCTTTCAACGGCTGACGGTTCTCTTGCTTTTCCCGACCTGGCAATGACCTGGCCAGGatcaacgacaagaagaagagtcgGCTGAGAGCTCCATAGTACTATACCCTAGCTCACCGGTCTATCCCCGAATCCGAAAGCGTCCATCCCATTACCTCAAGGTCTGTTTTCTACCATTTCAGATTCTGAATAATTTGCTGCGCTTGTTGGCGGGTGAGTATCTGTCTGTTTGTGAGCCTCTGTCTTGCCTACCCGCGTGAAGTCTCCCGCTGAGCGTTCAACGTCCTGTCATACACGGTTTGAGCCACTCTCCGTCTTTATCAGCTTCATCCACACCCTAAATGCCCATGTACTGTACACACATTTCAACGGCGTCTTCAGAATTCATCAGTTGTCTACTCTGTACATACAGCTTTCTGGCTTTTACCCACTACCCTCCCACACACACCACTCCTTGATCGCTCGCAGTCACAGGAGACACCCCTCCCCCCCTTGCGAGGGAAACCCCCCACACCCTCGTCGGTATTCCTCGTGCATTCTGCATATGTATATGGAGAAGGTCGACCTCTGGGGTCTCATCTTTACATATGTAGCGATGCGAATGGCTTTAGGTCTCGCTTCTTTGCACTAGCTATACTGCACTACACATCTTGAAAACGATATACTCCTAACGGCCTGGCCTCGTGTTGGAACGTCCGCCTCAAGTTTTGCGGTCCACCATCAAAACTCTGTCTCGAGATTGCCGTCCGGATCGAGCTACTGGCGGTCCTTTCTAGGCATCGTTACGGCTCGCTGCCCTGTGGCTTTCTCATCCGCCGGCCCACCCTCCACCGACTCAATCCGTTCTTGTCTTACCTTTGTACATTGCCCTGCCGCGTTTATCCTGAGTCGGTTCTGCTGTCTCCGCAATCTCCACGAGCTCAACGAGGAAAAAGCAAGTAAAAGAAACTTCCCGCCGTGTCTCACTTTGGTGTGTTTGCGTGTTGAAAGACAAGCCCTTTCCTGTCGGAGAAAAAGAGGGCTCACAAACAAACAACCGGCTCGAAGTTGAGAAGTTGAGGTCAACTTTCTGCGACCTGACGAGTTCTAAACTCCACTACACCGTCGTTAAGGCTGAGTCTGCTGCGGGTTTGAGTGGCTGC
Coding sequences within it:
- the RBG1 gene encoding GTP-binding protein rbg1, producing MATTVDKIKDIEAEMAKTQKNKATSYHLGQLKAKLAKLKRELLTPSGGGGGGGAGFDVARTGVASIGFIGFPSVGKSTLMSRLTGQHSEAAAYEFTTLTSVPGQVVYNGAPLQIIDLPGIIEGAKDGRGRGRQVIAVAKTCHLIFIVLDVNKPLTDKRVIEAELEGFGIRINKEPPNITFRKKDKGGLNITSTVPLTHIDHGEIKAVMSEYRINSADITIRCDATVDDLIDVLEAKSRSYIPVVYCLNKIDSISIEELDLLYRIPNAVPISSEHGWNIDELMEAMWDKLNLVRVYTKPKGKQPDYSQPVVLRSTRCTVEDFCNAIHRSITEVFKTAIVYGKSVKHQPQRVGLAHELCDEDVGRLPPESPTTTLDPSSSLMTD